A genomic region of Nymphalis io chromosome 3, ilAglIoxx1.1, whole genome shotgun sequence contains the following coding sequences:
- the LOC126780920 gene encoding protein catecholamines up, protein MYNQHKIALLCMVTSLVISIVSGHSHSHSHGEESPAFKYSKTANEKLNTKQEINVEPDYDLYMNALGSTIFISIVPFFILFFIPIDGTAEKQPLLKVLLSFASGGLLGDAFLHLIPHALLPHSDGGGHSHSHSHEGEHHEPHNMTVGLGVLGGIITFLVVEKTVRLFSGGHGHSHGTDKKKHDEKSKKSLKNKKEDIKISGYLNLAADFTHNFTDGLAIGASYIAGQNIGLITTVTILLHEIPHEIGDFAILVQSGCSRTKAMMLQLLTAFGAISGTFLSIYLQGSGDGIVSTLILPFTAGGFIYIATVSVIPELLEGSNNKLSQSIKEILALLAGVYMMVIIAQYE, encoded by the coding sequence ATGTATAATCAACATAAAATTGCCCTACTTTGTATGGTTACATCATTAGTGATATCAATAGTTTCTGGACATTCACATTCACATTCACATGGAGAAGAGTCCCCGGCATTTAAATACAGTAAAACCGCTAACGAAAAATTGAATACAAAACAGGAAATCAACGTTGAACCTGATTATGACTTATACATGAATGCTCTAGGTTCTACCATTTTTATAAGCATAGTacctttctttatattattcttcATACCTATTGACGGAACCGCCGAAAAACAACCTTTATTGAAAGTTTTGTTATCTTTTGCATCTGGTGGTCTCCTCGGTGACGCGTTCCTACATTTGATACCACATGCTCTTTTACCCCATAGTGATGGTGGAGGACACAGTCACAGCCATTCCCACGAAGGAGAACACCATGAACCTCACAATATGACTGTTGGTCTAGGAGTACTTGGAGGAATTATTACCTTTCTTGTCGTCGAAAAAACTGTCCGCTTATTTAGTGGAGGTCATGGACACTCACATGGTACAGATAAGAAAAAGCATGAtgaaaaatctaaaaaatctttaaagaacAAGAAAGAAGATATCAAAATATCAGGATACCTCAACCTTGCTGCAGATTTTACCCACAACTTTACAGATGGCTTGGCAATAGGAGCTTCATATATTGCTGGACAAAATATTGGTCTAATTACCACAGTCACAATTTTGTTACATGAAATTCCTCATGAAATAGGTGATTTTGCTATACTGGTTCAATCAGGATGTTCTAGGACAAAGGCTATGATGCTGCAACTTTTAACAGCATTTGGAGCTATATCTGGCACATTCTTGTCCATATATTTGCAAGGTTCTGGAGATGGAATTGTGTCAACTCTCATCCTACCATTCACAGCTGGAGGTTTTATATACATTGCAACTGTTTCAGTAATTCCTGAACTTTTGGAAGGATCAAATAACAAACTTTCACAGtcaataaaagaaatacttGCATTACTAGCTGGTGTATATATGATGGTGATCATTGCACAGTATGAATGA
- the LOC126780928 gene encoding 40S ribosomal protein S18 encodes MSLVIPDKFQHILRIMNTNIDGKRKVMFAMTAIKGVGRRYSNIVLKKADIDLDKRAGECTEEEVEKIVTIMSNPRQYKIPDWFLNRQKDIVDGKYSQLTSSNLDSKLREDLERLKKIRAHRGMRHYWGLRVRGQHTKTTGRRGRTVGVSKKK; translated from the exons ATG tCGCTCGTAATACCGGACAAATTTCAACATATTCTTCGTATTATGAATACGAACATTGATGGCAAACGTAAAGTTATGTTTGCCATGACCGCTATCAAGGGAGTAGGTCGCAGATACTCCAACATTGTATTGAAAAAAGCTGACATCGACCTCGACAAACGTGCTGGAGAATGCACTGAAGAGGAG gtagaaaaaattgtaacaatcaTGTCCAATCCCAGACAATATAAAATTCCTGACTGGTTCCTCAACAGACAAAAGGACATAGTTGATGGCAAGTACAGCCAATTGACCTCTTCTAACTTGGATTCTAAGCTCCGTGAGGATTTGGAAAGGTTGAAAAAGATTCGTGCCCATAGAGGTATGAGACACTACTGGGGCTTGCGTGTACGTGGTCAGCACACTAAGACCACTGGTAGACGTGGAAGAACTGTTGGTGTGTCTAAGAAGAAGTAa
- the LOC126780905 gene encoding importin subunit beta-1, protein MLTETTLTLIQILEKTISPDRNELEAAEKYLDHAAVTNFTTFIKMLSDVLVQGGNSQVARMAAGLQLKNHLTSKDPTLKQQYQQRWLALPEDIRLYIKKNILAAIGTENSRPSSAAQCVAYVAVAELAEGQWNELIPMLVENVLNAQSTELKKEASLEAIGYICQEIDAEVLTEKSNPILTAIIHGMRSTEPSSYVRLAATQALLNSLEFTKANFDKENERNFIMEVVCEATQSSDMRISVAALQCLVKILTLYYQYMEPYMGQALFPITLEAMKSDVDEISLQGIEFWSNVSDEEIDLAIEMAEAAEAGRPPVRTSRFYARGALQYIAPVLMQKLTKQDDSDDELEWNPSKAASVCLMLLSNCCEDEIVPNVLPFIRTNIKNENWRYREAALMAFGSILGGLEANTLVPLVEEAMPTLIEAMYDSSVAVRDTAAWTIGRICEIVPEAAINDTYIKPLLESLVRGLKAEPRVAASVCWAFTGLAEAAYEAADSSDSHQPKTYCMSSYFDYIVERLLETTDRQDAAQHNLRSAAYEALMEMVKNSPTDCYVTVQKTTMVILERLQQVLQMENHISCQVDRSQFNDLQSLLCATLQSVLRKVTPEDAPQISDAIMTALLTMFAGNAGKTGGVQEDALMAVSTLVEVLGEGFLKYMDAFKQYLYVGLKNHQEYQVCVSAVGVTGDICRALKSKVLPYCDEIIFLLLENLGDPSIHRSVKPQILSVFGDIALSIGPDFKKYFDVVMQMLQQASSAQVDRNDYDMVEYLCELRESVLEAYTGIIQGLKGASGEVQSDVALVEPHVGAIVNFMIQVASEPERTDGHMSVIAGLTGDLCTVFGLRVLPMLETRPLLDLLQAARLSRTPRTKTLANWATKEIRKLKQQPPLAS, encoded by the exons ATGCTGACGGAAACGACGTTAACACTCATACAAATATTAGAAAAGACTATATCACCAG ATCGAAATGAATTGGAAGCAGCTGAAAAATACCTTGACCATGCAGCTGTCACCAACTTCACAACCTTTATCAAGATGCTGTCAGATGTGCTGGTACAAGGGGGAAATAGCCAGGTGGCTAGAATGGCTGCTGGATTGCAGTTGAAAAATCACTTGACATCCAAAGATCCCActttaaaacaacaatatcaGCAACGATGGCTAGCACTACCTGAGGATATaagactttatattaaaaaaaat ATCTTAGCAGCAATAGGAACTGAGAATAGTAGGCCCAGTTCTGCTGCTCAGTGTGTTGCATATGTAGCAGTGGCAGAGCTTGCTGAAGGACAGTGGAATGAACTCATTCCCATGCTTGTAGAAAATGTTCTGAATGCTCAATCAACAGAATTGAAGAAAGAAGCAAGCTTAGAGGCTATTG gTTATATATGTCAAGAAATAGATGCCGAAGTATTAACAGAAAAAAGTAATCCAATTTTAACTGCTATTATCCATGGAATGAGATCTACTGAACCTAGTAGTTACGTTCGCCTTGCTGCAACACAAGCACTGCTTAACTCACTTGAGTTTACAAAGGCTAATTTTGATAAAGAAAATGAAAGAAACTTTATAATGGAAGTTGTTTGTGAAGCAACACAATCTAGTGATATGAGGATAAGTGTAGCAGCACTTCAATGTtta GTAAAAATTTTAACTCTATACTATCAATACATGGAACCATACATGGGACAAGCTTTATTTCCTATTACCTTAGAAGCAATGAAGTCTGATGTTGATGAGATTTCATTACAAGGTATTGAATTCTGGTCAAATGTAAGTGATGAAGAAATCGATCTGGCTATCGAAATGGCTGAGGCAGCAGAAGCAG GCCGCCCACCTGTCAGAACATCCCGATTTTATGCCAGAGGAGCACTACAATATATTGCTCCAGTTCTTATGCAAAAACTCACCAAGCAAGACGACTCTGACGATGAGCTTGAGTGGAACCCATCTAAAGCCGCTTCAGTGTGTTTGATGTTACTTTCAAACTGCTGTGAAGATGAGATTGTTCCTAATGTTTTACCTTTCATTCGCACCAATATCAAGAATGAAAACTGGAGATATAGAGAAGCTGCACTAATGGCTTTTGGTTCCATATTAGGGGGGCTTGAAGCAAATACTCTTGTTCCTCTTGTAGAAGAAGCTATGCCTACTTTGATAGAGGCTATGTATGATTCCAGTGTAGCGGTGAGAGACACAGCCGCATGGACAATTGGCAGGATTTGTGAAATTGTTCCTGAAGCAGCCATCAATGACACTTACATTAAACCACTATTAGAGAGTCTTGTCAGGGGCCTCAAGGCTGAACCTCGCGTAGCCGCAAGTGTTTGCTGGGCATTCACCGGTCTAGCTGAGGCGGCTTATGAGGCTGCCGATAGTAGCGACTCACATCAACCAAAAACTTATTGCATGTCATCATACTTTGATTACATTGTTGAACGTCTTTTGGAAACAACTGATCGCCAAGACGCAGCACAACATAACCTTAGATCAGCAGCTTATGAAGCACTCATGGAAATGGTTAAAAATTCGCCTACTGATTGCTATGTCACTGTGCAAAAAACTACAATGGTTATACTGGAAAGGTTGCAACAAGTGCTACAGATGGAGAATCACATTTCTTGTCAGGTTGATCGGTCCCAGTTTAATGATCTACAGAGTCTCTTATGTGCCACTTTACAATCCGTGCTTCGGAAGGTTACACCTGAAGATGCACCTCAGATATCTGACGCGATAATGACGGCTCTGTTAACAATGTTCGCTGGTAACGCAGGTAAGACAGGTGGCGTTCAGGAAGACGCTTTAATGGCGGTCTCTACACTGGTTGAAGTATTAGGCGAAGGCTTCCTTAAATATATGGATGCATTTAAACAGTATCTTTATGTCGGGCTCAAAAATCATCAAGAGTACCAAGTATGCGTGTCCGCTGTTGGTGTAACAGGCGATATCTGTCGTGCCCTAAAGAGTAAG GTGCTGCCATATTGTGATGAAATCATATTTCTCCTATTAGAAAATCTCGGTGATCCTTCTATTCATCGCTCTGTGAAACCTcaaattttatctgtatttggAGACATCGCTCTAAGCATTGGACCTGATTTTAAGAAGTATTTTGATGTGGTTATGCAAATGTTACAACAG gCCAGTAGCGCACAAGTCGATCGTAATGATTACGACATGGTTGAATACTTATGTGAGTTACGAGAAAGTGTTCTGGAAGCTTACACAGGTATCATTCAAGGATTGAAAGGTGCAAGTGGAGAG GTGCAGTCGGACGTGGCGCTGGTGGAGCCGCACGTGGGCGCCATCGTGAACTTCATGATCCAGGTGGCTTCGGAGCCCGAGCGCACGGACGGGCACATGTCGGTGATCGCGGGGCTAACGGGCGACCTGTGCACGGTGTTCGGGCTGCGCGTGCTGCCCATGCTGGAGACGCGGCCGCTGCTGGACCTGCTGCAGGCGGCGCGCCTGTCGCGCACGCCGCGCACTAAGACGCTGGCCAACTGGGCCACCAAGGAGATCCGCAAGCTCAAGCAGCAGCCGCCCCTCGCTAGCTG A